The following are encoded in a window of Sminthopsis crassicaudata isolate SCR6 chromosome 3, ASM4859323v1, whole genome shotgun sequence genomic DNA:
- the LOC141564955 gene encoding uncharacterized protein LOC141564955 isoform X2, protein MLENTWNLLSMGLPAPRDVISHLEQRETLEEEVQGSCCPDIKTIGASTRILYLHTGEKPYKCNQCEKAYKKKAFLIVHQRIHTGEKPYECDQCGKAYRQKVYLTRHQGSHTGEKPYECDQCGKAYRQKAYLIIHQRIHTGEKPYECDQCGKAYRQKAYLNIHQRIHTGEKPYECDQCGKAYTQKAHLMKHQTIHTGEKPYECDQCGKAYRQKAYLMKHQTIHTGEKPYECDQCGKAYRQKVCLIVHQRIHTGEKPYECDQCGKTFRTNSHFLVHQGVHTEVKQYKCNECGKAYKNHHGLVVHQRIHTGEKPYECHQCGKSFRCSFSLTVHLRVHTGEKPYKCHECGKAYKQKTRLTIHQRIHTGEKPYQCQECGKTFRKSNNLVKHQRVHTGEKPYECDQCGKAYKQKSCLSIHQRIHTGEKPYECDQCGKAFKQKVCLTVHQRIHTGEKPY, encoded by the exons ATGCTGGAGAACACTTGGAACCTGCTGTCCATGG GCTTGCCAGCTCCCAGAGACGTCATCTCTCATCTTGAGCAAAGGGAAACACTGGAGGAAGAAGTCCAGGGGAGCTGCTGCCCAG ATATAAAGACTATTGGAGCCTCCACAAGAATCCTGTATCtacatactggagagaaaccttacaaATGTAATCAGTGTGAAAAAGCCTACAAAAAGAAGGCTtttcttattgtacatcagagaatccacactggagagaaaccttatgaatgtgatcagtgtggaaaggcttacAGACAGAAAGTTTATCTTACGAGACATCAGGGAagccacactggagagaaaccttatgaatgtgatcagtgtggaaaggcttacAGACAGAAAGCTTATCTTAttatacatcagagaatccacactggagaaaaaccttatgaatgtgatcagtgtggaaaggcttatAGACAGAAAGCTTATCTTAatatacatcagagaatccacactggagaaaaaccttatgaatgtgatcagtgtggaaaggcttacACACAGAAAGCTCATCTTATGAAACATCAGacaatccacactggagaaaaaccttatgaatgtgatcagtgtggaaaggcttacAGACAGAAAGCTTATCTTATGAAACATCAGacaatccacactggagagaaaccttatgaatgtgatcagtgtggaaaggcttacAGACAGAAGGTTtgtcttattgtacatcagagaatccacactggagagaaaccttacgaatgtgatcagtgtggaaagactttcagaaCCAACTCACACTTTCTTGTACATCAGGGAGTCCACACTGAAGTGAaacaatataaatgtaatgaatgtgggaaggcttACAAAAACCACCATGGTTTagttgtacatcagagaatccacactggggagaaaccttatgaatgtcaTCAATGTGGAAAGTCTTTTAGATGCAGCTTCAGTCTTACTGTACATCTGAgagtccacactggagagaaaccttataagtGTCACGAATGTGGAAAGGCTTATAAACAGAAGACTCGACTTactatacatcagagaatccacactggagagaaaccttatcaGTGTCaagaatgtggaaagacttttagaaaAAGCAATAATCTTGTTAAACACCAGAGagttcacactggagagaaaccttatgaatgtgatcaatgtggaaaggcttacAAACAGAAGTCTTGTCTTAgtatacatcagagaattcacactggtgagaaaccttatgagtgtgatcagtgtggaaaggctttcaaaCAGAAGGTTtgtcttactgtacatcagagaatccatactggagagaaaccttattaA
- the LOC141564955 gene encoding uncharacterized protein LOC141564955 isoform X1 codes for MAGGSHTSAPQELVTFQDVAVDFTPEEWSLLDPSQKELYKEVMLENTWNLLSMGLPAPRDVISHLEQRETLEEEVQGSCCPDIKTIGASTRILYLHTGEKPYKCNQCEKAYKKKAFLIVHQRIHTGEKPYECDQCGKAYRQKVYLTRHQGSHTGEKPYECDQCGKAYRQKAYLIIHQRIHTGEKPYECDQCGKAYRQKAYLNIHQRIHTGEKPYECDQCGKAYTQKAHLMKHQTIHTGEKPYECDQCGKAYRQKAYLMKHQTIHTGEKPYECDQCGKAYRQKVCLIVHQRIHTGEKPYECDQCGKTFRTNSHFLVHQGVHTEVKQYKCNECGKAYKNHHGLVVHQRIHTGEKPYECHQCGKSFRCSFSLTVHLRVHTGEKPYKCHECGKAYKQKTRLTIHQRIHTGEKPYQCQECGKTFRKSNNLVKHQRVHTGEKPYECDQCGKAYKQKSCLSIHQRIHTGEKPYECDQCGKAFKQKVCLTVHQRIHTGEKPY; via the exons GAGTTGGTGACTTTCCAGGATGTGGCCGTGGACTTCACCCCAGAGGAGTGGAGCCTCTTGGACCCTTCTCAGAAGGAGCTGTACAAGGAGGTCATGCTGGAGAACACTTGGAACCTGCTGTCCATGG GCTTGCCAGCTCCCAGAGACGTCATCTCTCATCTTGAGCAAAGGGAAACACTGGAGGAAGAAGTCCAGGGGAGCTGCTGCCCAG ATATAAAGACTATTGGAGCCTCCACAAGAATCCTGTATCtacatactggagagaaaccttacaaATGTAATCAGTGTGAAAAAGCCTACAAAAAGAAGGCTtttcttattgtacatcagagaatccacactggagagaaaccttatgaatgtgatcagtgtggaaaggcttacAGACAGAAAGTTTATCTTACGAGACATCAGGGAagccacactggagagaaaccttatgaatgtgatcagtgtggaaaggcttacAGACAGAAAGCTTATCTTAttatacatcagagaatccacactggagaaaaaccttatgaatgtgatcagtgtggaaaggcttatAGACAGAAAGCTTATCTTAatatacatcagagaatccacactggagaaaaaccttatgaatgtgatcagtgtggaaaggcttacACACAGAAAGCTCATCTTATGAAACATCAGacaatccacactggagaaaaaccttatgaatgtgatcagtgtggaaaggcttacAGACAGAAAGCTTATCTTATGAAACATCAGacaatccacactggagagaaaccttatgaatgtgatcagtgtggaaaggcttacAGACAGAAGGTTtgtcttattgtacatcagagaatccacactggagagaaaccttacgaatgtgatcagtgtggaaagactttcagaaCCAACTCACACTTTCTTGTACATCAGGGAGTCCACACTGAAGTGAaacaatataaatgtaatgaatgtgggaaggcttACAAAAACCACCATGGTTTagttgtacatcagagaatccacactggggagaaaccttatgaatgtcaTCAATGTGGAAAGTCTTTTAGATGCAGCTTCAGTCTTACTGTACATCTGAgagtccacactggagagaaaccttataagtGTCACGAATGTGGAAAGGCTTATAAACAGAAGACTCGACTTactatacatcagagaatccacactggagagaaaccttatcaGTGTCaagaatgtggaaagacttttagaaaAAGCAATAATCTTGTTAAACACCAGAGagttcacactggagagaaaccttatgaatgtgatcaatgtggaaaggcttacAAACAGAAGTCTTGTCTTAgtatacatcagagaattcacactggtgagaaaccttatgagtgtgatcagtgtggaaaggctttcaaaCAGAAGGTTtgtcttactgtacatcagagaatccatactggagagaaaccttattaA